The following DNA comes from Parcubacteria group bacterium.
TGGCAAAGTTTGGTTTTTTAAGGCCTTGCAAAGTGGACACGACGAGATAAAGGATCATATAGGCCCAATAGATCCAGATCGAGATGTGAAGATAGTGGACGCCGATTTTCACTACCTCCGCATCATGGGTGAAAAGCGCGATGAACGGTGTGGCAAAAAGATAGGCCACAAGCATTCCGACAATGACAACGAAAAAGCCATAGCGCATCACGGTGCGATAGATTTGACGACAACGCTCAAAATTTCCTGCGCCGTTGCTTTGGGCGATCAAAGTGAGCGCGGCTGTGGTGAGGCCGATCGAGGGAAGCATGGCGATCTGATCCATCCGGGTCATGATGCCATAGGCGGCCACCGCCGCTTTGCCAAACGGGGCGACGAAGTAAGTAATGATGAAAATTCCCACCGCGATAGTGAGCATATTGAGACTGGCGGGAAAACCTTGTGCGAATAGATTTTTAAAATATTTGAGTTTAGGAACAAGCAACGGCAGGCATTCTTTGCAAAGAATGCCTCTTTGAGTGAGCACCCAACCCATATAGACCACCCCGATAATTTGGATGACAATCGTGGCCCAAGCGACGCCAGCGAGTCCCATCGCCGGCAGACCGAGCCAGCCAAACATAAAGACGGGATCCAAAAAACAATTGAGAAAAAATCCGACGATGAGAAAATTACGAAAAGTCGCGGTGTCGCCGCGCGCGCTCAAAATTCCGCTCATCACAAAGGTCAGGCTGAAAAAAACTGAGCCGAGAAGAATGATGTTGATGTAGGTTGTCGCGATCTGGAGATATTTTCCTTGGGCGCCCAGGAGCATGAAAAGATATGGCGCGACCCAAAATCCGATCGCAGTAAGAAAGAGGCTGACAATGACCGAGAAGCTCAAGGCTTGCGAGGCATAGACGCGCGCCTCCTCTTCGTCTTTCGCTCCGATCGCATTGGCAATGAGCGCCGAGGCACCGGTCGAAATGCCCACGCCCAAGGCAATGATGACAAAAAAGACCGGAAAAGAAAGTGACAGTGCCGCCAACGCATCGGTAGAAACGAGACCGCCGAAATAGGTATCGACGGCGTTATACATCGTGTTGAAAAAAAATCCTACGCTGGCGGGAATGGCGATCAGGCGGATCTGCTTTCCAATATCCCCGCTCGTCAAATCTTGGTCTTGCATAATTTTAGCCTTAATAAAATTACATCTTTATTTTAGTGAAAATTCGGGGTTTAGTAAACCAGCAAGCTCAATTATGGATAAAAAAATAGAGGGATTTGATTTTGAATTACTCCAATAATCAAATCCCTCTTCTTTGAGCAGCTTTGCTACTCCAATTCCATCGCTGCTCGTTGCCAGGCCAGATCCAACGATCCGAAGCTAGCATTGCGACAAAGGAACGAAACTGCTTTTTTGATTGATCCCTTTTGATCTACTCTTAAGTTCAAGTATTCCTTCAGTCGTCCTTCGGCCGACCAAAGACTTGGGAGATACCACAGTTCCCAAAATCGTGCGTCTTCTCCCCTTCTTGATCTCAGGCAGATAAAGCCATAACTCGTCAATTTCTCCGCTTCGATCTCATAATTTTCCGGGGAATAGTTGTATCCACAAGGAGCATGGATGATGATTGATGGCATGATATATTTTTCCATCTCGACAGGAAACAATTGCAGTTGCTGATTACCCGGAGAGGCGCGGCGCCAGAAAGGCAACATGTCCGTATCTTCGGTGGGACCGGGCACATCCTCCCTTCGGCGAATGACCTCTAAGCGACCATCCGTCACGGTTACCCAGAAATGGTTACGAACCATGCATCTGATGTTTTCTTGTTCTTCCTCGGTCAAATTACCCAAAGCGAGTTCTCCTTTATCACTGGAATGAACTCTTATTCCGGGTAATTTTTTCGGCTTGTTTTCGTCAAAATCCCACATAGATTTCTCCTTTCAGTTGTAGTCACACAAAGTTACTATTAACGGTTGAGATATTTTTTGACATAAATAACTTCTGCCAGAGCAGCGGCCATATCTTCACAGACACCTTCGAGAATAATCGGTATATTCCCTTTCTCTGGCACAGCGTTCAATATCTCGAGCTGTCTTGTAAGAAAAAGTGGCTCGTGATATTCAACGAAACCGCTCAGATGGATTTCGCTGATCCGGTCGTAAAACTTTTCAATCATCAGCTGTGCCAGCCGCATCAGCGGGTCAATACTGAAGCAGTGATTGAGATCGAGCACAAAACCAAAATTGTTAATTTCAAACAGCTGCTCCAAATTGGAGACTGTTCCATAACTTTTCTTCCTCCAATCAGAGTTTTCCACGCTGATCGGCAGAGAGAGATTTTTCAAAACTGACCAATCGTCAACGGTGTCCGGATGGATCACCACACAATCGAAATTGAACCGCTCGTGCGCTCTCGTAATATGGCCCAAGACACTCATTGTTTCAAAATTTAGCTTGTACCTCAGATCTGTCGGAGCGTGTATTGAGACATGCGCGAAATGTTTCCGGATATCGACAGCATCGAGATCGGCCAATCCGCATATATCCTGTTTGCGAATACAACCAATTTCAATCGCACCGCCACCTAATCGTTTGTGGATTTTGATGATGTCAGACGAAACTGCCGGGATGCTTTTGAAAAGCGTGCCGGTCGTCATACCGATCAACCTATCATTGCCCATATTCTCCCTCCCTTTTTCTTTGTATTATTAATTTCTGCTAAAAATAACCAAGAAGCTTATTCGGTTTTTAAGTTGCTATGAAGTTAATTTGTAGCATAAACCAAGGCGATAGTCAATCAGAAACTAATCATCCATCCCGATCTTGAAACTCATCGCCAAAAAAGTGCCGGTGGCCACGCCAGCGGCATAGATAATGATGGCCAGCGTGCTCCGCTGAGCATCTAGGTGCGAGAGGATATTATAGATCACGAGCATCTGGACCGTCGTGCAAAGGAAGGAAAGCAAGACAGCTGGTCGGACTTTGTGTTTGGCGATATAGCGCCAATCAAGCGTCACCAAAAAATCCTGGAGGATGCCGGCAAAAAAATAGAGGAATAAATAATAGTCCATTTTGATGTTTATTAAAAAGTCAGACTTGTTATTCGCGCTGGAAAATTTTCCCTGCTTCTCCCAATTCATCAATCGCCTCAAAAATAAGACCCATCAATTTGTCATCCTTAAATTTGATCAGATTATTTCGCACCCAAGCAAGCGCTTGGGCGTGGGAAAATTTCCGACGTCGAACCGCCGCTTCGTATTGATCGAGCGCGATGAGCGCTTTTCCTTGCAATGCGTCCGCGTAATCTTCCAGCAGACCAATGACTCTAGCTTCTGATGGAGTCGCGCCCTTATCCTTCGCTAGTCCATAAGGATCGACATCATGGTCGATATGGTGCGATCCAGCGATAATCCGCGTCCGACTATCCAAGCCCTGTGGATATTTTTCCAAAATGTCCCGCGTCCAATAAGCATGCTTATCCCAGAAATCCCGCATCGTCGTTTCCTTGTCGATTGTATATTTTTCTAGCATCCACTGAACATCTTCAATCTGACTAGGCTCAAAGATTTTCATGATTTCATCCTCTAGCAATAATTTTGGATCGCGAATATTTTCACAGGCAAAAATTTTTATAATCATTTCTTGCTCACCAAGAGTCGCATCGACCGGTCCTGATTTTCCAATGTCATGCAAAATTGCAGCGATCCGCGCACTGGATTTTTGTTCTGCGGAAAGGCGCAGTGCAGGATTTTGCTCCGAATAGCGATTTTCCAACAATTTAAGAACATTTTCCATCCCCTGTTCAATTTTGCGCGAGTCGTCATTAAATTTCGATTCCTTTTCGAGGAGTACCAAGCGACCAATTATTTCCTGATGGAGTGATTCATGGAAACCGATCCGCTCCAAGCTCGTCAAGACATTTTGGCGGCCGACCGACTCCTTCCATTCCTGTTCGCTGGTTTCTTTCATTGCTTCCGGCATTTCAAACATAGTTTCAAATCAGATTATAAAATTAATTACCTGATGACCAATTTGGATATCATATTCCTATTTTAATCGTATCTCCCTTTTTAGTAAAGAAATCAGCTAAAAACTGGAACATTCTACTCTTGCGCCAATTATCTCATCTTCCGGAGAGCCAAGCTTCAACGCCTGGAAAAAATATCGTTCAGATCGAGAAAAATCACCTTGACTGCAATAAAGTCGGCCGAGGTTTTTAAAAATAGTCTGGCTATCCGGCGAAATCTCTGCTGCTTGCAATAAATTTTTTTTTGCTTCGAAAAAATCATGCTTGGCATAGTAGGCTAGGCCTAGATTATTAAGTGTTTCCGCCGAATGACTATTCTCTGACAGTGCTAACTTATAATGCCTGATCGCATTATCCAGATCACCTCGATTGAAATAGGCCTTTCCAATGTTGCGCTCGTAGTTATGCGCCAGGAAACAATTAGCATAATCATCTATTTTATAATCAGAATAAAGCCGACAGGCAATTTCAAAATGTGCCTTGTACTGGTCCACGCTGCCTTGATCACCATAGGTTCCAGCTAGATTAAGCCGGGCTAAGGGCGAGTCGCCGTTTTTGGCAACCGCATCAGAAAACAAACTAAGATTATCTTTCCATTGGCGGTTTCTTTGCGTGACTGTCAGATAAAAACTTCCGCCTAGAATCATTAGCATGCCAAACAATATCATTTTCTTCAACTGATCTTTTTTCGCATATTCGAATAACTTCATGATCATAAAAGCTACCAAAAGAGAAAAGCCCACTGAGGGCAAATAGAGATAACGTTCATCTAGGACACAGTCAGGCAGGCTGACATAATTAAGCGCCGGAAAAAGAGGAATTGCAAATAGAGCAAAGCAAACCAGGAACAGTCTGCGCGTTTCACAAGAAACAATAGAAAACATTTTGCGGCCAAGACCATCAAACCAGGCAAACATTACCAACCAAAAAAAGATAAACGCAAGATAAAACAGAAAAAAATCTTGAATATGATAGATGTGATCGATGCTTAGCCTGTAGGGGTAGATTATTTCACCGATATTTTTAAAAAAAAGTTCAACGCTCCAAGCAAAGACCGGGAGAATATAGATGAAATTCAGGCCAATATTTTGGACAGCAGTGCCGATAATCATTTTTCGGATAGTCAGATAAGCAACGATAATGGCGATGTAGAGATAATTTCTGGCGATCCATCTCCGAATCCTTTTTAAGCTTTTATAGTGAGCATCAATACCCATGATAAAATCATACGCTAGAAGCATCGCTGGTAGCATGATTGCCGTTTCCTTGCAAAGCAAAGCAATAGAAAATAATAATAGCGAGACAAAATGATATTTTCTTTCAGTATTCGCTTTGATATAAAAATAAAAAGCCAAGAGATAAAGAGGGGTAAAAGTGAGCTCTGGAACAGCAGAAATCCAATTGACAACCTCACTGTTTATCGGGTAGATGGCAAAAATGAGAGCGGCGATAAAGGCAATTTTGTCCGTCTTTCGCTTTTCCCTCTCATTATCTTTGAAAATTTCTCTCAGTAGCAGACGCAAAAATGCAAAAACCATCACTGCTACAATTGCGTGAAGACAGACATTAACAACATGATAGCCGGAAGGATCCAAGTGGAAAAAATGATACTCGACAGAAAAAATCAGATGCATGATTGGACGATAATAGGCACCGAAGTTATTACCAAATTCCCGGAAACTCCACACACCGGAAGAGAATATTTTGGGTACATTCTGGAAACTCCTAATCCAGGAATTGGTAACGATCTGCTCTTTGTCATCATAGACAAAGCCATTGCTAAAAGTATTCTGGTAAAAAATAAAGCATGACGCTATGAGAAAAAATATCCCGAGAACCAACCGGTATTTTTCAAATTTAAATTCATTCTTCAACATGCCAAATTTTTTTACTTAAGTATTGTTTTTTTCAACAGTATTATTTTATCATGAAATACGCTAAGCGCATATTGAAATTAAAAAATCCCCCAACCAATTACTTGGCCGGGGGGTGCAAGTCGCAGGGACCCACTTCCGATCATCAGTACCAAAGTTCATTGAGGCCGATAGTATCTTGGCCCGGCGAAGGACAGTATTTCCATAAGCAGATAGCCGGCCAAAGCATAGACAATCAGAGCGACCAGTGTGGTGATGTCAATGACGAATCCTCCGATATTTAGGTTTGGCAGAATCCTAGCAAACGGTGCCACAAGGGAAGCCGTTGAGCCATAGAGCCATGCTACGAACGGGGTACTTGAGTTGACCGCGAAGAACTTGAAAATAAATCTCAACGATAAGAGAAATTCAATCACACCAACGATGATATTCACTATTGTTCTAATAAATCCCAACATATGTTTGTATTATTTTACTGTCAGACACAACTCCGACCGACGGATACTAACTATACGATTTAGGTGGCTTTTTGACGCAAAAAACACCCCAGAAAGGGTGTTATTGGAAAAACCGAAAACGTTGCCTAGGCAAAATATCCGTAATAGAGAGAGATGAGTCCGATGATGATCACAAACCAGGGAATCGCCTTGGAATTGTCTTTTTTACCGATAATTTTCTTATAGAACGTTCCGGTCTGGACAGGAAACATCAGAAGCGCCAAACCTTTGAACAAGGCGACCCAGCCCATCAGTGTAATAAACAGCGACCAGAGACTGTTCGTCGTGACATGAAAAACAATCAAGCAATAGCCGATTGCCAGACTGATGAGACCGCCAAAAAATGTAGCGAAGTTACTGCGCCCGAATTCACGCAGGAGATTGGTAATAAATTTCGGATTGACAAGCATGCCCATACCGATGGCAAAAAAAGTCAGTCCGAACAGTTGAAAAATTTGTATCTCGCTCATATTTTTGTTTTGTTAATTATTAACTAATTTTATTATACCACAAAATTCATAAAACAAAAACCTTTTCAAAGATAATGCACCTTTAATTAGCATTGCTATTCCAACCACATTCCTCTAAAATTAAACTATAACTTTTTTTCTGAACATTTATGTCAATCGGCGCAATTCTTATTGGACTACTTACCGGATTTATTTCGGCTTTTTTTGGTATCGGTGGCAGTAGCATCGACACTCCGCTACTGCGCGTCTTTCTTCATACTCCACAGTATGTCGCGCTAGGCAGTCCTTTGCCGACGGCACTGCTCACAATCATGATTGCCCTGGCCATCTATTGGAAACAGCATCTGATCAATTATCATATTTTGAAGTGGAGTTTAGTCGGCGGTATCCCGGGAATAATTTTTGGTTCATATTTGTCAGGAAAATTTTCCGGCCGGTCGCTCATGCTCATGAGCGCCGTGGTTTTGTTTTGCATCGGTATAAATTTTATCTACAAAAAATTTCACAGCCACGAGATCAATGCAAATATTACAGAGCATAAACCGATCAATGCGAGCTTTGTCACCGTTATCGCTTTTATCGCCAGCACAATCTCGGGCATGCTCGCCAACGGAGGCGGACTGCTGCTCATCCCGGCCTATGTCCTGATTTTCAAACTCAAAATCAAAGAAGCGATTGCCACCTCACTCATGACCGTGCTGGTGATGTTCATCCCCGCTTGCATTATCCATTATCATTTGGGTCACATTGACCTGGGAATCAGCCTCGCCATGAGTCTAGGTGTAATTCCTATGGCTTATATCGGAGCCAAAACTAACCTCAAAACTAAATCCAACACAATCCAATTGCTTTTTGGGATTATGCTCATTATTTTTTCCGTATACTTTTTTATCTCGCAACTTTGGGGATAAAACTACCGCAGATCATCAAGAGGCATATTTATTCCGAATTTATTTTCTTATTTCTAGATCTATTTTAGCGTGATATCAGTTTTTAAGCATTAAGAAAGGGGTGGACGATGTCCACCCCTTAAGGGTATCAAATTTCAATACTTTTCGCACTGTCGATCCACAGTTTTCCTGTGGCATCGGATGGTGCGCGCCAGTCACCGCGAGGAGAAACAGAGACAGAACCGATCTTGGTCCCATCCGGCACTGCGTTGCGCTTGAACTGGGCCGCGAACATCCGCTGGTAGAATTTCACCAACTGATCTTTGATATACTCCACGTCATAGACCCCGGCAAATGCCTGACGAGCCAGAAAATTGATTTTTTCCGGTTCGAAGCCGTTACGCAATGAGTGAAACATGAAGAAATCATTCAGATCATATTCCCCGATCAATGCTTCGGTCTGCTGTCCCGGCAATAATTCCGGTGAAATTGGTGTCGCACAGATATCCTTGATAATCTTGGACGCAATATCGCTGAACATTTCCAGCTTGACGACTTGCTCAACCACGAATTTCACCAAAGTCTTGGGAACACCGCAGTTCGGATTATACATCGACATATGGTCGCCGTTATAGGTGCACCAGCCGAGAACTAACTCGGACAAATCCCCTGTCCCGATCACGAAACCAAGAGACATCAGGATCAATGTACGGATCCTTGCCTGAGAATTCTCACAAGTGAGACAGTTCATACAAGGTTCGTGTTCAATATCACGGAGCAATTGTAAGGTCAGTTTTTTGATCGGAATTTTCTTGAGCGTGACACCGAACTCCTTGCAAAGCTTGATAGCGTTATTCAGTGTACGCTTGCTCGTCCCAAAACCCGGCATCGTCACTGCGATGATGCCGCTACGCGGCCAGCCAATCATATCGAACGCCCTAACTGTGGCAATGAGCGCAAGAGTCGAATCGAGGCCACCGGAAATTCCGATGACAACCTGGCGATTCAGGACTGACTCCAACGAAGAAAATCTTTTCACCAGACTGGCGATTTGGAGCTGCAAAATATTCTTGCAACGTTCATCCAACGTCGCCGGATCTTTCGGCACAAACGGATTCGCGTCAAAAACAAACATAGCACTGAGCTTATTCAGATCGAGCGGAGCAATTTCAGCCCTCACCTGCCGATAAGTCTTGCCATAGACGCTTGTTTCATTGGCAATGGCCTGAGAAAAACTCCCGGACACGCGCCGCTCCCGATTGAGTCTTTGCACATCAATATCATAGGCAAGCAAGCGCTCATTAAAGAACAGCTCTTGTTTTTCTGCAACGATCGAACCATTGTCAGCGATCAACATATGACCGCTCCAAACGACATCCGACGTCGATTCTCCTGCGCCACACGACACATAGACATAGGCACACAAACAACGCCCGGATTGATTCTTGACCAGTTCTCGGCGATAATCGGACTTGCCAATCAATTCGTTAGACGCAGAGAGATTAAGGATTACCGTCGCCCCCTGGGCTGCCAGATGGGAACTCGGCGGGATCGGCATCCACAAGTCTTCGCAGATCTCGACACCAAAAGAGAAATCCGGAATAGTTGTCAGAACGACAATATCTGTTCCGATGCTGACTTTCTGCAGACAAAATTCAATCTCTTTTATGGGAAGCCGGTCGGCCGGAGAAAAATGCCGCAGTTCATAGAATTCCTTGTAATTGGGAATATACGATTTGGGAATGATCGCCAGCACTTTTCCCGACTGACAGACGACAGCCACATTGAACAGTTGGCCGCCAACCTTGAGCGGTATGCCGAACACGGAAATAAGATCATACTTCTCCGTCGCTTGGACATACCGCATCGCTTCTACTTCAGCTTCATTCAGTAGTGTGTCCTGCAAAAAAAGATCGCCACAGCTATAGCCTGTCATTCCCAACTCTGGGAAGACAAGCAGCTGCACATTTCTGCTTATTGCCTGACCTGCCAACCTGATCATATTTTGCACGTTCTTTTTCGGATCAGCAATCTCCACGAGCGGCTTGGCTGCCGCCACGCGGACATAACCATAATCATTTTTTTTCATTGGTTACTA
Coding sequences within:
- a CDS encoding MATE family efflux transporter → MQDQDLTSGDIGKQIRLIAIPASVGFFFNTMYNAVDTYFGGLVSTDALAALSLSFPVFFVIIALGVGISTGASALIANAIGAKDEEEARVYASQALSFSVIVSLFLTAIGFWVAPYLFMLLGAQGKYLQIATTYINIILLGSVFFSLTFVMSGILSARGDTATFRNFLIVGFFLNCFLDPVFMFGWLGLPAMGLAGVAWATIVIQIIGVVYMGWVLTQRGILCKECLPLLVPKLKYFKNLFAQGFPASLNMLTIAVGIFIITYFVAPFGKAAVAAYGIMTRMDQIAMLPSIGLTTAALTLIAQSNGAGNFERCRQIYRTVMRYGFFVVIVGMLVAYLFATPFIALFTHDAEVVKIGVHYLHISIWIYWAYMILYLVVSTLQGLKKPNFAIWIGIYRQAFAPIIFFYLFTRVLNWHLDGVWWGIFAINWTAVVISLLYAKKVMDKMLGVKK
- a CDS encoding sulfite exporter TauE/SafE family protein, which translates into the protein MSIGAILIGLLTGFISAFFGIGGSSIDTPLLRVFLHTPQYVALGSPLPTALLTIMIALAIYWKQHLINYHILKWSLVGGIPGIIFGSYLSGKFSGRSLMLMSAVVLFCIGINFIYKKFHSHEINANITEHKPINASFVTVIAFIASTISGMLANGGGLLLIPAYVLIFKLKIKEAIATSLMTVLVMFIPACIIHYHLGHIDLGISLAMSLGVIPMAYIGAKTNLKTKSNTIQLLFGIMLIIFSVYFFISQLWG
- a CDS encoding YggT family protein, coding for MLGFIRTIVNIIVGVIEFLLSLRFIFKFFAVNSSTPFVAWLYGSTASLVAPFARILPNLNIGGFVIDITTLVALIVYALAGYLLMEILSFAGPRYYRPQ
- a CDS encoding NAD(+) synthase encodes the protein MKKNDYGYVRVAAAKPLVEIADPKKNVQNMIRLAGQAISRNVQLLVFPELGMTGYSCGDLFLQDTLLNEAEVEAMRYVQATEKYDLISVFGIPLKVGGQLFNVAVVCQSGKVLAIIPKSYIPNYKEFYELRHFSPADRLPIKEIEFCLQKVSIGTDIVVLTTIPDFSFGVEICEDLWMPIPPSSHLAAQGATVILNLSASNELIGKSDYRRELVKNQSGRCLCAYVYVSCGAGESTSDVVWSGHMLIADNGSIVAEKQELFFNERLLAYDIDVQRLNRERRVSGSFSQAIANETSVYGKTYRQVRAEIAPLDLNKLSAMFVFDANPFVPKDPATLDERCKNILQLQIASLVKRFSSLESVLNRQVVIGISGGLDSTLALIATVRAFDMIGWPRSGIIAVTMPGFGTSKRTLNNAIKLCKEFGVTLKKIPIKKLTLQLLRDIEHEPCMNCLTCENSQARIRTLILMSLGFVIGTGDLSELVLGWCTYNGDHMSMYNPNCGVPKTLVKFVVEQVVKLEMFSDIASKIIKDICATPISPELLPGQQTEALIGEYDLNDFFMFHSLRNGFEPEKINFLARQAFAGVYDVEYIKDQLVKFYQRMFAAQFKRNAVPDGTKIGSVSVSPRGDWRAPSDATGKLWIDSAKSIEI
- a CDS encoding tetratricopeptide repeat protein, with the protein product MLKNEFKFEKYRLVLGIFFLIASCFIFYQNTFSNGFVYDDKEQIVTNSWIRSFQNVPKIFSSGVWSFREFGNNFGAYYRPIMHLIFSVEYHFFHLDPSGYHVVNVCLHAIVAVMVFAFLRLLLREIFKDNEREKRKTDKIAFIAALIFAIYPINSEVVNWISAVPELTFTPLYLLAFYFYIKANTERKYHFVSLLLFSIALLCKETAIMLPAMLLAYDFIMGIDAHYKSLKRIRRWIARNYLYIAIIVAYLTIRKMIIGTAVQNIGLNFIYILPVFAWSVELFFKNIGEIIYPYRLSIDHIYHIQDFFLFYLAFIFFWLVMFAWFDGLGRKMFSIVSCETRRLFLVCFALFAIPLFPALNYVSLPDCVLDERYLYLPSVGFSLLVAFMIMKLFEYAKKDQLKKMILFGMLMILGGSFYLTVTQRNRQWKDNLSLFSDAVAKNGDSPLARLNLAGTYGDQGSVDQYKAHFEIACRLYSDYKIDDYANCFLAHNYERNIGKAYFNRGDLDNAIRHYKLALSENSHSAETLNNLGLAYYAKHDFFEAKKNLLQAAEISPDSQTIFKNLGRLYCSQGDFSRSERYFFQALKLGSPEDEIIGARVECSSF